The proteins below are encoded in one region of Bosea sp. BIWAKO-01:
- a CDS encoding branched-chain amino acid ABC transporter permease, with protein MRALLPILMALLLTGCSERFDTDQTRLCRQAIPALNSQEARITIDRATNGQRANTLRILYHVESGGGPARQRMIDCLFAGEGAGLQRGALLGVAVDGRPMNDASFYLLRRFYLENREEPPVDPGSARIDGLPQLPAGLAYALQQGLSALPSAAVYALLASAYALIYGLTGRIILSFGEFAALGALSAVIGVALLVSTAISTPVSGLLVAFVMAMLVAAFHGFAMGRFVLRHLERASGQQMLIATIGLAIALSEYLRLAQGPDLRWLPPVFNEPWALARSGSFIVTATPVGLALAAGGLSAALGLVLLIRRSAFGRAWRAVSDDAGTAALFGVNARAVHDRALILACAACGAAGVIVTAIYGGMGFAGGFTLGLKALVAAILGGIGSVAGACLGGLSIALFEVIWSSTMPIEQRDIAVYSLLAVVLILRPGGFFGEGALSPRQV; from the coding sequence ATGCGCGCGCTCCTCCCGATTCTCATGGCCTTGCTGCTGACCGGCTGCAGCGAACGCTTCGATACGGACCAGACGCGGCTTTGCCGCCAGGCGATCCCGGCGCTCAACTCGCAGGAAGCGCGGATCACCATCGACCGCGCGACCAATGGCCAGCGCGCCAACACCCTGCGCATCCTCTACCATGTCGAGTCCGGCGGCGGCCCAGCGCGCCAGCGCATGATCGATTGCCTGTTCGCCGGCGAGGGCGCGGGTCTGCAGCGCGGCGCGCTGCTCGGCGTCGCGGTCGACGGACGGCCGATGAACGATGCCAGCTTCTACCTGCTCCGGCGCTTCTATCTCGAGAACCGCGAGGAGCCGCCGGTCGATCCTGGCTCGGCCCGCATCGACGGCCTGCCGCAGCTCCCAGCCGGCCTCGCCTATGCCCTGCAGCAGGGCTTGAGCGCCCTGCCCTCGGCGGCGGTCTACGCGCTGCTCGCCTCGGCCTATGCGCTGATCTATGGCCTGACCGGACGCATCATCCTGAGCTTTGGCGAATTCGCGGCGCTGGGCGCGCTCTCCGCCGTCATCGGCGTGGCGTTGCTCGTCTCGACGGCGATCTCGACGCCGGTCTCGGGGCTGCTGGTCGCCTTCGTCATGGCCATGCTGGTCGCGGCCTTTCACGGCTTCGCCATGGGGCGCTTCGTGCTGCGCCATCTCGAGCGCGCCAGCGGCCAGCAGATGCTGATCGCGACGATCGGGCTCGCGATTGCGCTGTCCGAATATCTGCGGCTGGCGCAGGGGCCGGACCTGCGCTGGCTGCCGCCGGTCTTCAACGAGCCCTGGGCGCTGGCGCGCTCGGGCAGTTTCATCGTCACCGCAACCCCGGTCGGGCTGGCGCTCGCGGCCGGCGGGCTCAGTGCCGCGCTCGGGCTCGTGCTGCTGATCCGCCGTTCCGCCTTCGGACGGGCCTGGCGCGCAGTCTCGGACGATGCCGGCACCGCGGCCCTTTTCGGCGTCAACGCGCGTGCCGTGCATGATCGCGCCTTGATCCTCGCCTGCGCGGCCTGCGGCGCGGCCGGCGTCATCGTCACCGCGATCTATGGCGGCATGGGCTTCGCTGGCGGCTTCACGCTCGGGCTGAAGGCGCTCGTCGCCGCGATCCTGGGCGGCATCGGCTCAGTCGCCGGCGCCTGCCTCGGCGGCCTCAGCATCGCGCTCTTCGAGGTCATCTGGTCATCGACCATGCCTATCGAACAGCGCGACATCGCCGTCTATAGCTTGCTCGCCGTGGTGCTGATCCTGCGCCCCGGCGGTTTCTTCGGCGAGGGCGCGCTTTCGCCTCGTCAGGTCTGA
- a CDS encoding PepSY domain-containing protein produces MTIVSTTQAVPAGADARAASLYRAVWRWHFYAGLLTLPFLILLAVTGGLYLFRTEIDGLIHRDLKRVEIRSTVPTPATTLVANALAAFPGKAVKLVPAATASSAAEVTVRDAAGGRKVVHVDPYDGRVLGQIPDKGTVMWVVRQIHSLAYFGPIANGVIEIAGGWSILLVGTGLYLWWPRGRKGGVVSLRGDAGKRVFWRDLHAVTGAFAGFFIVFLAITGMPWSVLWGDQVNRWANGHNFGYPAGIRVNLPMSDEHLHHAGPTSWSLEQARVPESIATAAAPVSLDTAVARFDALGLARGYAINLPAGPSGVFTGSVYPNDLSQQRVIHLDQYSGEPLLDMSFADYGPLGKWLEWGINVHLGQEFGLANQLFMLAVCLAIVLLSVSAGVMWWKRRPAGSLGVPPLPPERRTLYGVFAILAVGGLIFPLVGVSLIVMLVVDRCFWPKTAR; encoded by the coding sequence ATGACCATCGTTTCAACGACGCAGGCTGTGCCTGCGGGCGCGGATGCACGCGCCGCTTCCCTCTACCGCGCCGTCTGGCGCTGGCATTTCTATGCCGGGCTGTTGACGCTGCCCTTCCTCATCCTGCTCGCGGTCACCGGCGGGCTCTATCTCTTCCGCACCGAGATCGACGGGCTCATTCATCGTGATCTCAAGCGGGTGGAGATCCGATCGACCGTACCGACCCCTGCGACGACACTGGTCGCCAACGCGCTTGCGGCCTTTCCCGGCAAGGCCGTGAAACTCGTGCCCGCGGCAACAGCGTCATCGGCTGCGGAGGTCACCGTCCGAGATGCCGCTGGTGGGCGCAAGGTCGTGCATGTCGACCCCTATGACGGGCGTGTACTTGGCCAGATCCCCGACAAGGGCACGGTGATGTGGGTGGTGCGGCAGATCCACAGCCTCGCCTATTTCGGGCCCATCGCGAATGGCGTGATCGAGATCGCCGGCGGCTGGTCAATCCTGCTGGTCGGGACCGGGCTCTATCTGTGGTGGCCTCGCGGTCGCAAGGGCGGCGTAGTCTCGCTGCGTGGCGATGCCGGCAAGCGCGTCTTCTGGCGCGACCTGCATGCCGTCACCGGCGCCTTCGCCGGCTTCTTCATCGTCTTCCTCGCGATCACCGGCATGCCATGGTCCGTGCTCTGGGGCGACCAGGTCAATCGCTGGGCCAACGGGCATAATTTCGGCTACCCGGCCGGCATCCGCGTCAACCTGCCGATGTCGGATGAGCATCTGCACCATGCCGGGCCGACCTCCTGGTCGCTGGAACAGGCGCGCGTGCCCGAATCGATCGCGACGGCGGCAGCGCCGGTCAGCCTCGACACGGCCGTGGCGCGGTTCGACGCGCTCGGCCTGGCGCGCGGCTACGCCATCAACCTGCCAGCCGGCCCGAGCGGCGTCTTCACCGGTTCGGTCTATCCGAACGACCTGTCGCAGCAGCGCGTCATCCATCTCGACCAGTATAGCGGCGAGCCCCTGCTCGACATGTCCTTCGCGGATTACGGCCCGCTCGGGAAATGGCTGGAATGGGGCATCAATGTCCATCTGGGTCAGGAATTCGGCCTGGCGAACCAGCTCTTCATGCTCGCCGTCTGCCTCGCGATCGTCCTGCTCTCGGTCTCGGCCGGGGTGATGTGGTGGAAGCGGCGCCCAGCCGGATCGCTCGGCGTGCCGCCGCTGCCGCCCGAGCGCCGGACACTCTACGGCGTCTTCGCCATCCTGGCGGTCGGCGGGCTGATCTTCCCGCTGGTCGGCGTGTCGCTGATCGTCATGCTGGTCGTCGACCGCTGCTTCTGGCCGAAGACCGCGCGCTAG
- a CDS encoding enoyl-CoA hydratase/isomerase family protein, with protein MSQEPEIICEIRGAAGVVILNRPKALNALSLVMVRELARALDAWEHDPLVTRIVVMGAGEKAFCAGGDIRSLHDLGRAGRQGEMLAFWGEEYILNHRIKHYPKPYIALIDGIVMGGGVGISLHGSHRIAGDRYLFAMPEVGIGFFPDVGATYALPRLEGAAGIYLALTGDRVGAADALALGLATHAVPSSRMAELADALTGRGAVDEILAGYTQDPGPQKLATERATIAECFGASELDGIRGRLKLKAESGDAFAGKTLQTLAVKSPTSIAIAFEQMRRGAGLDFAEAMRTEYRIVSRIAEGHDFYEGVRAVVIDKDHAPRWQPATLDEVDPHAIARYFASLGANELVLEH; from the coding sequence ATGTCGCAGGAACCAGAGATCATTTGCGAAATCCGGGGCGCGGCGGGTGTCGTCATCCTCAACCGCCCCAAGGCGCTGAATGCGCTGAGCCTGGTCATGGTCCGCGAACTGGCACGCGCGCTCGATGCCTGGGAACATGACCCGCTGGTGACGCGCATCGTGGTGATGGGCGCCGGCGAGAAGGCGTTCTGCGCGGGCGGCGACATCCGCTCGCTGCATGATCTCGGCCGCGCCGGCCGTCAGGGCGAGATGCTCGCCTTCTGGGGCGAGGAATACATCCTCAATCACCGTATCAAGCACTATCCCAAGCCTTATATCGCGCTGATCGACGGCATCGTCATGGGTGGCGGCGTCGGCATTTCACTGCATGGCAGCCACCGCATCGCCGGCGACCGCTACCTCTTCGCCATGCCCGAGGTCGGCATCGGCTTCTTCCCGGATGTCGGCGCGACCTATGCCCTGCCGCGCCTGGAAGGCGCAGCCGGCATCTATCTCGCCCTGACGGGAGACCGCGTCGGGGCAGCGGACGCCCTGGCGCTGGGTCTTGCGACCCATGCCGTACCGAGCAGCCGGATGGCGGAACTCGCCGATGCCTTGACCGGCCGCGGTGCCGTCGACGAGATCCTGGCCGGGTACACCCAGGATCCCGGCCCGCAAAAGCTGGCCACCGAACGCGCGACCATCGCCGAATGCTTTGGCGCCTCCGAACTGGACGGCATCAGGGGGCGCTTGAAGCTGAAGGCTGAATCCGGCGACGCCTTCGCCGGCAAGACCCTGCAGACGCTTGCCGTCAAATCCCCGACCAGCATTGCCATCGCCTTCGAGCAGATGCGCCGCGGGGCAGGGCTCGATTTCGCGGAAGCGATGCGCACAGAGTACCGCATCGTCTCGCGCATTGCCGAGGGCCATGACTTCTATGAAGGCGTGCGGGCGGTGGTGATCGACAAGGATCATGCCCCGCGCTGGCAGCCGGCCACGCTCGATGAGGTCGATCCGCATGCGATCGCTCGCTACTTCGCTTCGCTTGGCGCGAACGAACTCGTCCTGGAGCATTGA
- a CDS encoding RraA family protein yields MSDQLTERLERCYTGIIHDVMRAMGLKDFTLPPDLRPLLPGQKLAGPAFTVEGKTDPDFDAHETLLGWTGLLSRAKPGHVWVCQPNTDEVALMGELSAETLKNKGVRGCVIDGLSRDTEFMVDMGFQAYFRAYTPRDIVGFWMPKTIDEPIKIGAVWIRPGDYILGDRDGIVRIPVEVIEEVLEKAETAISAENKVRTAILAGTDPQEAYLQFGKF; encoded by the coding sequence TTGAGCGATCAACTGACCGAGCGGCTGGAACGCTGCTATACCGGCATCATCCACGATGTCATGCGCGCCATGGGGCTGAAGGACTTCACGCTCCCGCCCGATCTGCGGCCGCTCCTGCCCGGCCAGAAGCTTGCCGGCCCGGCCTTCACCGTCGAGGGCAAGACCGATCCGGATTTCGACGCGCATGAGACCCTACTCGGCTGGACCGGCCTGCTTTCGCGCGCCAAGCCCGGCCATGTCTGGGTCTGCCAGCCCAATACCGACGAGGTCGCGCTGATGGGCGAGCTTTCGGCCGAGACGCTCAAGAACAAGGGCGTGCGCGGCTGCGTCATCGACGGCCTGTCGCGCGACACCGAGTTCATGGTCGACATGGGCTTCCAGGCCTATTTCCGCGCCTATACGCCTCGCGACATCGTCGGCTTCTGGATGCCGAAGACGATCGACGAGCCGATCAAGATCGGCGCGGTCTGGATCCGGCCCGGCGACTACATCCTCGGCGACCGCGACGGCATCGTGCGCATTCCCGTCGAAGTGATCGAGGAGGTGCTCGAGAAGGCGGAGACGGCGATCTCGGCCGAGAACAAGGTCCGCACAGCGATCCTCGCCGGCACGGACCCGCAGGAAGCCTATCTCCAGTTCGGCAAGTTCTGA
- a CDS encoding RDD family protein yields the protein MSERSYQQPAITPIEQRPLQNVSGVLGSRLFAWIGDIVALFILGWLVVALLIFLGLVTFGATWLLLPIATVATALGYAALTVGGRKQATWGMRMAGLRVETVNGGRPDGLAAAVHALLFYVAAGTVALWVLDILCGLVRDDRRLGHDILTGLVVVRA from the coding sequence ATGAGCGAACGCAGCTATCAGCAACCCGCGATCACGCCGATCGAGCAGCGTCCGCTGCAGAATGTCAGCGGCGTGCTGGGGTCGCGCCTGTTCGCCTGGATCGGCGACATCGTCGCCCTGTTCATCCTGGGCTGGCTCGTGGTCGCGCTCCTGATCTTCCTCGGCCTCGTCACCTTCGGCGCGACCTGGTTGCTCCTGCCCATCGCGACGGTGGCGACCGCGCTCGGCTACGCGGCGCTGACCGTCGGCGGCCGGAAACAGGCGACCTGGGGCATGCGCATGGCGGGCCTCAGGGTCGAGACCGTGAATGGCGGCCGTCCCGACGGGCTCGCAGCCGCCGTCCACGCCCTGCTGTTTTATGTCGCGGCAGGCACGGTCGCGCTCTGGGTGCTCGATATTCTCTGCGGACTGGTGCGCGATGACCGCAGGCTCGGCCACGACATCCTGACCGGGCTGGTGGTCGTTCGCGCCTGA
- a CDS encoding DUF2336 domain-containing protein, translating into MSSEARRQLLNAVTDLFLLDQDPTEPSKAHYGEIALRSLPHLEDEARKAYAGQVAAVPSLPHEVAVTLAGDADSEVARLVLKLSPVLTDTDLAAIAVSQSQHHLVAIAERARLSESVTDILVQRGDRTVLHTVSANEGAHFSDKGFDTLLERGGKDAEISGALAKRSDLTPNRASRVLEIVEGLSGGAWSKPADEAATLARRARQQRLEVKLLLADLGAGKRELDEIVTMLAEEDRAYHLAEVIAQASGITNEQSLRVLLQRDVSGIAVTCRSLNLGTEAFKSVLELRSRRLLFGARDAEGDLKNYAGLDIATAERTLRFLKLKTKIG; encoded by the coding sequence ATGTCCTCGGAGGCACGCCGGCAGCTGCTCAATGCGGTCACAGACCTGTTCCTGCTCGACCAGGACCCGACCGAGCCCTCGAAGGCGCATTACGGCGAGATCGCGCTGCGTTCGCTGCCGCATCTCGAGGACGAGGCGCGAAAGGCCTATGCCGGTCAGGTCGCGGCCGTGCCGAGCCTGCCGCACGAGGTTGCGGTCACGCTTGCCGGCGATGCCGATTCCGAAGTCGCACGCCTGGTGCTGAAACTCTCTCCGGTGCTGACCGATACCGACCTCGCAGCAATCGCGGTCAGCCAGTCGCAGCACCATCTCGTGGCGATCGCCGAGCGCGCCCGTCTCTCGGAAAGCGTCACCGACATTCTCGTCCAGCGCGGCGACCGCACCGTGCTGCACACGGTCAGCGCCAATGAAGGCGCGCATTTCTCCGACAAGGGCTTCGACACGCTGCTGGAACGCGGCGGCAAGGATGCCGAGATCAGCGGCGCGCTGGCCAAGCGCTCCGACCTGACCCCGAACCGGGCCAGCCGCGTCCTCGAGATCGTCGAGGGGCTCAGCGGCGGCGCCTGGTCCAAGCCTGCCGACGAAGCCGCGACGCTCGCCCGCCGCGCGCGCCAGCAACGGCTGGAGGTCAAGCTCCTGCTCGCCGATCTCGGCGCCGGCAAGCGCGAGCTCGACGAGATCGTGACCATGCTGGCCGAAGAGGACCGGGCCTATCATCTTGCCGAGGTGATCGCGCAGGCCTCGGGCATCACCAATGAGCAGTCCCTGCGCGTCCTGCTCCAGCGCGATGTCAGCGGCATCGCCGTGACCTGCCGCTCGCTGAATCTCGGCACCGAGGCCTTCAAGTCCGTGCTGGAGCTGCGCTCGCGACGGCTGCTCTTCGGCGCGCGCGATGCCGAGGGCGACCTGAAAAACTATGCCGGGCTCGATATCGCAACCGCCGAGCGGACGCTGCGTTTCCTCAAGCTGAAGACGAAGATCGGCTAA
- a CDS encoding arginyltransferase: MTRPLRDAPQFYLTSPTSCPYLPGREERKVFTHLVGGRARDLNDVLSQGGFRRSQSIAYRPACETCRSCVSVRVCVDDFRPSRGFRRVLARNCDLIGEELPPEPRSEHYSLFRSYLDERHPDGGMASMSALDFAMMIEDTHVATSLIEYRRRGPDSGFTGRGVGDLFAMALTDRLNDGLSMVYSVFDPTLEQRSLGTFMVLDHIERARKLGLPYVYLGYWVDGSPKMAYKARFLPQERLSPQGWERVDSDA; this comes from the coding sequence GTGACGCGCCCGTTGCGGGATGCCCCGCAATTCTATCTGACGTCACCGACCTCCTGCCCGTATCTGCCCGGGCGGGAGGAACGCAAGGTGTTCACCCACCTTGTCGGCGGACGGGCGCGCGACCTCAACGACGTGCTCTCGCAAGGCGGCTTCCGGCGCTCGCAGAGCATCGCCTATCGTCCCGCCTGCGAGACCTGCCGCTCCTGCGTCTCCGTCCGCGTCTGCGTCGACGATTTCCGGCCGTCACGCGGCTTCCGGCGCGTACTCGCGCGCAATTGCGACCTGATCGGCGAGGAACTGCCGCCGGAGCCGCGCTCCGAGCATTACTCGCTGTTCCGCAGCTATCTCGACGAACGCCACCCCGATGGCGGCATGGCCTCGATGTCGGCCCTCGATTTCGCGATGATGATCGAGGACACCCATGTCGCGACCAGCCTGATCGAGTACCGCCGGCGCGGCCCCGATAGCGGCTTCACCGGGCGCGGCGTCGGCGATCTCTTCGCCATGGCCCTGACCGACCGGCTGAATGACGGGCTTTCCATGGTCTACTCGGTGTTCGACCCGACGCTGGAGCAGCGCTCGCTCGGCACCTTCATGGTGCTCGACCATATCGAGCGGGCGCGCAAGCTCGGCCTGCCCTATGTCTATCTCGGCTATTGGGTCGATGGCTCGCCCAAGATGGCCTACAAGGCCCGCTTCCTGCCGCAGGAGCGCCTCTCGCCCCAGGGCTGGGAACGGGTCGACTCGGACGCTTAA
- a CDS encoding UxaA family hydrolase — protein MNDMRGYLRSDGRKGIRNTVAVAYLVECAHHVAREIALPWRENGVHVIGFPGCYPNGYAEKMMERLCTHPNVGAVLLISLGCESFNKYALERVVRASGRPVKTIIIQGTGGTRSSIKEGRAWVEAERARLDEQETVPMAVGELVVGTVCGGSDGTSGITGNPAAGRAFDLLISEGAACIFEETGELIGCEHIMAARAVTPELGEELEKSVAKAARYYATLGYGSFAAGNAEGGLSTIEEKSMGAYAKSGASPISGLIKPGDIPPHGGLYLLDVVPDGEVRFGFPNINDNAEIAELIACGAHCVLFVTGRGSVVGSAISPVVKICANPETYRRMADDMDVDAGRILEGRAGLDEVGSEIRDLVISLAKGGRTKSEELGHQEFILTYKSFEPLGPACLPAA, from the coding sequence ATGAACGACATGCGCGGCTATCTCCGGTCCGACGGGCGCAAGGGCATCCGCAACACCGTCGCCGTCGCCTATCTCGTCGAATGCGCGCATCACGTCGCACGCGAGATCGCCCTGCCCTGGCGCGAGAACGGCGTCCACGTCATCGGCTTTCCCGGCTGCTATCCCAATGGCTATGCCGAGAAGATGATGGAGCGGCTCTGCACCCACCCCAATGTCGGGGCCGTGCTGCTGATCTCGCTCGGCTGCGAGAGCTTCAACAAATATGCGCTCGAGCGCGTCGTGCGCGCCTCCGGCCGGCCGGTGAAGACCATCATCATCCAGGGCACGGGCGGCACGCGCAGCTCGATCAAGGAAGGACGCGCCTGGGTCGAGGCCGAGCGCGCACGGCTCGACGAGCAGGAAACCGTGCCGATGGCGGTCGGCGAGCTCGTCGTCGGCACCGTCTGCGGCGGTTCGGACGGCACCTCGGGCATCACCGGGAACCCTGCGGCCGGGCGCGCCTTCGACCTTCTGATCTCCGAGGGCGCCGCCTGCATCTTCGAGGAAACCGGCGAGCTGATCGGCTGCGAGCACATCATGGCGGCGCGCGCTGTGACGCCGGAGCTGGGCGAGGAGCTGGAAAAATCGGTCGCCAAGGCGGCCCGCTATTACGCGACGCTCGGCTATGGCTCCTTCGCCGCCGGCAATGCCGAGGGTGGCTTGTCGACCATCGAGGAAAAATCGATGGGCGCCTATGCCAAATCCGGCGCCTCTCCGATCTCGGGCCTGATCAAGCCCGGCGACATCCCGCCCCATGGTGGTCTCTATCTGCTCGATGTCGTGCCCGATGGCGAGGTGCGCTTCGGCTTCCCCAATATCAACGACAATGCCGAGATCGCGGAACTGATCGCCTGCGGCGCCCATTGCGTGCTCTTCGTCACGGGCCGCGGCTCGGTCGTCGGCTCGGCGATCTCGCCGGTGGTCAAGATCTGCGCGAACCCGGAAACCTATCGGCGGATGGCAGACGACATGGATGTCGATGCCGGGCGGATCCTCGAGGGCCGCGCCGGGCTCGACGAGGTCGGCAGCGAGATCCGCGACCTCGTCATCTCGCTGGCCAAGGGCGGGCGCACCAAATCGGAAGAGCTCGGCCACCAGGAGTTCATCCTGACCTATAAGAGCTTCGAACCGCTCGGCCCCGCCTGCCTGCCGGCGGCGTGA
- a CDS encoding UxaA family hydrolase → MAQHDPRLILLDPRDNVFVARMRLAAGETVETGAGPAVLDRDIPLAHKVARKPIVPGEKILKYGAPIGVATEAIAPGQHVHVQNMKSDYTPTYHLEDERKAGAVQ, encoded by the coding sequence ATGGCTCAGCACGATCCCCGACTCATCCTGCTCGATCCGCGCGACAACGTCTTTGTCGCACGGATGCGCCTCGCCGCCGGCGAGACCGTGGAAACCGGCGCAGGCCCGGCCGTGCTCGACCGCGATATCCCGCTCGCCCACAAGGTTGCGCGAAAGCCGATCGTGCCCGGCGAAAAGATCCTGAAATACGGGGCCCCGATCGGCGTCGCGACCGAAGCGATCGCGCCCGGCCAGCATGTCCATGTTCAGAACATGAAGAGCGACTACACCCCGACCTATCATCTCGAAGACGAGCGCAAGGCGGGAGCCGTCCAATGA
- the hemB gene encoding porphobilinogen synthase, with protein sequence MASRVVRPFPAPVARQDDLAATALRSKDSLDLTRRMRRNRKAEWSRRLVREAVLTANDLIWPIFLVDSSEARSAVDWMPGVDRLNIEEAVRQSAHAASLGIPAIAPFPYVEKSLRDATASEALNTRNLMCRAVRAIKTEVPEIGIICDAALDPYTSHGHDGVMAGERILNDASVRVLTQQALALADAGADVIAPSDMMDGRVGAIRVELDEAGFEDVQIMAYAAKYASAFYGPFRDAIGTNATLIGDKRTYQMDPANSDEAIAEVALDLEEGADMVMIKPGMPYLDVIARVKDHFRVPTFAYQVSGEYAMIQAAALNGWIDGDKAMMESLIAFKRAGADGVLSYFAPRVAEKLKMNS encoded by the coding sequence ATGGCATCTCGGGTTGTAAGGCCGTTTCCGGCGCCCGTCGCGCGGCAGGATGATCTGGCGGCCACTGCTCTGCGCAGCAAGGATTCGCTCGACCTGACCCGCCGGATGCGGCGCAACCGCAAGGCCGAATGGTCGCGCCGGCTGGTGCGCGAGGCGGTCCTGACCGCAAACGACCTGATCTGGCCGATCTTCCTGGTGGATTCGAGCGAGGCCCGCTCTGCTGTCGACTGGATGCCGGGCGTCGACCGGCTGAATATCGAGGAGGCGGTGCGCCAGAGCGCCCATGCCGCCAGCCTCGGCATTCCGGCGATCGCGCCTTTTCCCTATGTCGAGAAGTCGTTGCGCGACGCGACGGCGTCCGAAGCGCTGAACACGCGCAACCTGATGTGCCGCGCCGTGCGCGCCATCAAGACCGAGGTGCCCGAGATCGGCATCATCTGCGACGCCGCGCTCGACCCCTACACCTCACATGGTCATGACGGCGTCATGGCGGGCGAGCGCATCCTGAACGATGCGAGCGTGCGTGTTCTGACACAGCAGGCGCTGGCGCTTGCCGATGCCGGCGCCGATGTCATCGCCCCCTCCGACATGATGGACGGCCGCGTCGGCGCTATCCGGGTCGAACTCGACGAGGCCGGCTTCGAGGACGTCCAGATCATGGCTTATGCGGCGAAATACGCATCGGCCTTCTACGGCCCGTTTCGCGACGCGATCGGCACCAATGCGACGCTGATCGGCGACAAGCGCACCTATCAGATGGACCCCGCCAATTCGGACGAGGCCATTGCGGAGGTCGCGCTCGATCTCGAAGAGGGCGCCGATATGGTGATGATCAAGCCCGGTATGCCCTATCTCGACGTGATCGCGCGCGTGAAGGATCATTTCCGGGTGCCGACCTTCGCCTATCAGGTCTCCGGCGAGTACGCGATGATCCAGGCCGCCGCCCTGAATGGCTGGATCGATGGCGACAAGGCCATGATGGAGAGTCTCATCGCGTTCAAGCGCGCCGGCGCCGACGGGGTGCTGAGCTATTTCGCGCCGCGCGTCGCCGAGAAGCTGAAGATGAACAGCTAA
- a CDS encoding threonine ammonia-lyase: MSEPFSITPADIEAAAQRIEGHVLRTPLVPAPRLSDLTGATVLVKHENMQATASFKERGAVNKLLGLTEAERARGVIAMSAGNHAQAVAYHARRFGIPATIVMPETTPLVKVENTRAHGARVVLYGETLYESAVRARELAQAETLVFVHPYDDAAVMAGQGTIAREMLADAPDLDVLIIPLGGGGLMAGNAIAAKALKPEIELIGVEAELYPSFYNAVNAEDRPIGGATLAEGIAVKTVGEQTLPIVSSLVSDIVLVGEDLIERAVNAYASLQHSLAEGAGAAGLAAMLKEPERYRGRKVGLVLCGGNIDTRLLAAIMVRELEREDRIAAFRLTASDRPGLLGKVASLLGDHGANILEVSHGRLFLDVPAKGVTLDVTVETRGESHTRAIEDALRANGFQPRRIFPRGLAEQDR, translated from the coding sequence ATGAGCGAGCCTTTCTCGATCACTCCCGCCGATATCGAAGCGGCCGCACAGCGTATCGAGGGGCATGTGCTGCGCACACCGCTGGTGCCCGCGCCGCGCCTCTCCGACCTCACCGGCGCGACCGTGCTGGTCAAGCACGAGAACATGCAGGCGACGGCCTCCTTCAAGGAGCGCGGCGCGGTCAACAAGTTGCTAGGCCTGACGGAAGCCGAGAGGGCCCGCGGCGTCATCGCCATGTCCGCCGGCAACCATGCACAGGCCGTCGCCTATCACGCGCGCCGCTTCGGCATTCCGGCGACCATCGTGATGCCGGAGACGACGCCGCTGGTGAAGGTCGAGAACACAAGGGCCCATGGCGCGCGCGTCGTGCTCTATGGCGAAACGCTCTACGAATCGGCCGTGCGTGCCCGCGAGCTGGCGCAGGCCGAGACCCTGGTCTTCGTGCACCCCTATGACGATGCCGCCGTGATGGCGGGCCAGGGCACGATCGCGCGCGAAATGCTGGCCGACGCACCCGATCTCGACGTGCTGATCATTCCGCTCGGCGGCGGCGGCCTGATGGCCGGCAACGCGATTGCGGCCAAGGCCCTGAAACCGGAGATCGAGCTGATCGGCGTCGAGGCTGAGCTCTATCCCTCCTTCTACAACGCCGTGAATGCCGAGGACCGACCGATCGGTGGCGCGACCCTGGCCGAAGGCATCGCCGTGAAGACGGTCGGCGAGCAGACCTTGCCGATCGTCTCCAGCCTGGTGTCCGACATCGTCCTGGTTGGCGAGGACCTGATCGAGCGCGCGGTCAATGCCTATGCCAGCCTGCAGCATTCTCTGGCCGAGGGCGCCGGCGCCGCGGGGCTGGCCGCGATGCTGAAGGAGCCGGAGCGCTATCGCGGCCGCAAGGTCGGCCTCGTGCTCTGCGGCGGCAATATCGACACCAGGCTGCTCGCCGCGATCATGGTGCGCGAACTGGAGCGCGAGGATCGCATCGCCGCCTTCCGCCTCACCGCCAGCGACCGGCCGGGCCTGCTCGGTAAGGTCGCGAGCCTGCTCGGCGACCACGGCGCCAACATCCTCGAGGTCAGCCATGGCAGGCTGTTCCTCGACGTGCCGGCCAAGGGCGTGACGCTCGACGTGACCGTCGAGACACGCGGCGAAAGCCATACCCGCGCCATCGAGGACGCGCTGCGGGCCAACGGCTTCCAGCCGCGCCGTATCTTTCCGCGTGGCCTTGCGGAACAGGACCGCTGA